One segment of Polaribacter huanghezhanensis DNA contains the following:
- a CDS encoding thiopeptide-type bacteriocin biosynthesis protein — MVGKKIERTFIPGSEWLYYKLYCGEKTADDILLNIINPLVIKLLEGDIIDKWFFIRYSDPESHLRIRFHLTEQKYLGDLILKVKEELLPLLNSNQIWDFQIATYKRELSRYGSSTIQIAESYFFYDSQDVLKIIEQSKGNNKQLFIKVFNLLTDLINSIEFEDVKRLNFLNERQLAFKNEFRIDGANKKILGQKYRKFLDDIENYKVEEKKILNSKEKFNCFYKYMSLQKQNHKEVNIEDVLGSFIHMTINRSFKSQQRLQEMIIYDFLYKNNRSRYAKN; from the coding sequence GTGGTTGGAAAGAAAATTGAAAGAACATTTATACCAGGAAGTGAATGGTTGTACTATAAGTTATATTGCGGAGAAAAAACGGCGGATGATATTTTATTAAACATAATTAATCCTTTAGTTATTAAGTTATTAGAAGGTGATATTATAGATAAATGGTTTTTTATTCGATATTCAGACCCAGAATCACATTTGCGTATTCGATTTCATTTAACTGAACAAAAATACTTAGGGGATTTAATATTAAAAGTAAAAGAGGAATTATTACCGTTACTTAATAGTAATCAAATTTGGGATTTTCAAATTGCTACTTATAAAAGAGAATTGAGTAGATATGGTTCAAGTACTATTCAAATCGCAGAATCATATTTTTTCTATGATAGTCAAGATGTGTTAAAAATAATTGAACAATCAAAAGGGAACAACAAACAATTGTTTATAAAAGTATTTAATTTGTTAACAGATTTAATAAATTCAATTGAATTTGAAGATGTTAAAAGGTTAAATTTTTTAAATGAGAGGCAATTAGCATTTAAAAATGAGTTTAGAATAGATGGAGCTAACAAAAAAATATTAGGTCAAAAATATAGAAAATTTTTAGATGATATTGAAAACTATAAAGTTGAAGAAAAAAAAATTTTAAACAGTAAAGAAAAATTTAACTGCTTTTATAAATATATGTCATTACAGAAGCAAAACCACAAAGAGGTTAATATTGAAGATGTGCTTGGAAGTTTTATTCATATGACAATTAATCGAAGTTTTAAATCTCAACAAAGATTACAAGAAATGATTATTTACGACTTTTTATATAAGAACAATAGATCTCGTTATGCTAAAAACTAA
- a CDS encoding lantibiotic dehydratase family protein — protein sequence MLIPYNIFNSYCLRTPLFSISFIQNIYKKNSIEDEDYFELLKNKLFVEAIFLASPDLYFQIKKWKTGALKDFKKTEKLKISILKYATRISTRCTPFGLFATCSVGEFSKEIKIELNPIQDYQRITRFDMSFLSLLVNELLKDNQVKERLKFYPNTSLYKVGDHYRYIEYTLKDNKRSYTVEGIVLTTYLEEVLKKVADGKTILELTMFLSKKEITIKEANSFINELIINQILVSELGLKITGEDFFSDLVHKLPKNSKIKNELLDLQLHLNRLDDKFGNSIDHYKEIIEKAKNKIPELKSKHLLQTDSFSSFKENTLGFKIKKQLKKAFTIFNKITNSPTNSNLDEFKRNFRSRYEENEMSLNFVLDAEIGIGFGKKQTIGGYLIDDLNTEEARKNSKDITWSSIDILLFDKYTEAIKNDDYSVLLIDDDFKGFPENWNDLPDTFSGIAEIYSNQECNKIFINGVSGSTATNLLGRFGHGNKELRNHLNEIVQVEEELNPNKILAEIIHLPEARTGNVLQRPTIRKHEIPYLGNSSVHKDCQISIEDILISMRGNQIILKSKSFKKEILPRLGNAHNYKGNSLPLYHFLCELQTDNKRGSIGFRWNSIFLNNTFLPRVEYEDLIFSKARWNIKVSDIGIIFEPTITMSEVVRWRGENKIPQFVELVEGDNKLLINLNNQSSLRMLKESVKKKKRFVLEEFLFGEKEIVNCNNQESFCNQFVISFYNEAKLKANKSGWKEN from the coding sequence GGAAAACAGGAGCATTAAAAGATTTTAAAAAAACAGAAAAACTCAAAATATCTATTTTAAAATATGCAACTAGAATTTCAACTCGTTGTACACCTTTTGGTCTATTTGCAACCTGTAGTGTTGGTGAATTTTCAAAAGAAATAAAAATTGAATTAAATCCTATTCAAGATTATCAAAGAATAACTCGATTTGACATGAGTTTTTTATCACTTTTAGTGAATGAATTACTAAAAGATAACCAAGTTAAAGAACGATTAAAATTTTACCCCAATACAAGTTTATATAAAGTAGGAGATCATTATAGATATATTGAGTATACCCTAAAAGATAATAAAAGGAGTTATACAGTTGAAGGTATTGTTCTAACTACATATTTAGAAGAAGTTCTAAAAAAGGTAGCAGACGGAAAAACAATTCTTGAGCTTACAATGTTTCTTTCTAAAAAGGAAATTACAATTAAAGAAGCGAATTCTTTTATAAATGAATTAATAATAAATCAAATTTTAGTTTCTGAGTTAGGATTGAAAATAACAGGAGAAGATTTTTTTAGTGATTTGGTGCACAAATTGCCTAAAAACAGTAAGATAAAAAATGAATTATTAGACTTACAATTACATTTAAATAGATTGGATGACAAATTTGGGAATTCAATTGATCATTATAAAGAAATAATTGAAAAAGCAAAAAACAAAATCCCAGAATTAAAGAGTAAACATCTTTTGCAAACAGATAGTTTTAGTTCTTTTAAAGAGAACACTTTAGGTTTTAAGATTAAAAAACAGTTAAAAAAAGCGTTTACAATTTTTAATAAAATTACGAACTCTCCCACAAATTCAAATTTAGATGAATTTAAAAGAAATTTTAGAAGTAGGTATGAGGAAAACGAGATGTCTTTAAATTTTGTTTTAGATGCTGAAATCGGTATTGGATTTGGAAAAAAACAAACTATAGGTGGTTATTTGATTGATGATTTAAATACAGAAGAAGCAAGAAAAAATAGTAAAGACATTACATGGTCTAGTATTGATATTTTACTTTTTGATAAATATACTGAAGCGATAAAAAATGATGATTACTCTGTTTTATTAATAGATGATGATTTTAAAGGTTTTCCTGAAAATTGGAACGATTTACCTGATACTTTTTCTGGAATAGCAGAAATTTATTCAAATCAAGAATGCAATAAAATTTTTATTAATGGAGTTTCAGGAAGTACTGCTACAAATTTATTAGGTAGGTTTGGTCATGGTAATAAGGAATTGCGTAATCATTTAAATGAAATTGTTCAAGTAGAAGAAGAACTAAATCCGAATAAAATTCTTGCAGAAATTATACATTTACCAGAGGCTAGAACGGGCAATGTTTTGCAAAGACCTACAATAAGAAAACATGAAATTCCATATTTAGGAAACTCAAGTGTTCATAAAGATTGTCAAATTTCAATAGAGGATATTCTTATCTCTATGAGAGGGAATCAAATTATTTTGAAATCTAAAAGTTTCAAAAAAGAGATACTTCCTAGGTTAGGGAATGCTCATAATTATAAAGGGAATTCATTGCCTTTATATCATTTTTTGTGTGAATTACAAACGGATAATAAAAGAGGAAGTATAGGGTTTCGTTGGAATTCTATTTTTTTAAATAACACCTTTTTACCTAGAGTTGAATATGAAGATTTAATATTTTCTAAAGCTCGATGGAATATTAAGGTTTCTGATATTGGAATAATTTTTGAGCCTACAATAACAATGTCAGAAGTTGTGCGATGGAGAGGTGAAAATAAAATTCCTCAATTTGTTGAGTTAGTTGAAGGGGATAATAAGCTTTTGATAAATTTAAATAACCAGTCTTCTTTACGTATGCTAAAGGAGAGCGTTAAAAAGAAAAAGAGGTTTGTACTTGAGGAATTTTTGTTTGGTGAAAAAGAAATAGTTAACTGTAACAATCAAGAGTCATTTTGTAATCAATTTGTGATTTCATTCTATAATGAAGCAAAATTAAAAGCGAATAAAAGTGGTTGGAAAGAAAATTGA